From a single Parambassis ranga chromosome 2, fParRan2.1, whole genome shotgun sequence genomic region:
- the col9a1c gene encoding collagen alpha-3(IX) chain yields MSAYSPVCTALLFLLLFLAPALGQLDLNRLDGDTVCPPMRGGQDDLPGFDLITQFQLDVIPLKGVRKVDGSTPLQVAYRLDREANFQIPTMLNFPRGFPDEYSFMATFRMIKNTVNKVWNVWQIVDEDGNKQAGLRLNGDQQALEYFLMGADGNLQTVTFPGLSVLFNTKWHKVMIGVERDQVTLYVDCQPVDRKPIKGKGPVNTEGDTLIGRLDADPDASVVFELQWMLIHCDPKRAQRESCNELPATEMYANAEPDRSVQGPPGVPGPEGPRGPAGENGRDGRDGLPGSPGGPGAPGSKGEQGQIGLPGQRGLPGLPGASGTPGPMGPRGPVGERGLPGFPGPQGPPGPTSKGDTGSPGKPGTPGDEGNIGPEGPPGPRGTPGTAGLPGPPGPPGPVGPPGASNEGSGEPCPAACPAGPQGLAGLPGMKGHKGLAGEPGKDGEPGEKGDAGEPGPQGPPGRMGDDGQRGPIGFPGSHGEKGDRGPPGFNGVTGPTGPPGAPGVEGIRGRQGLLGPKGDDGAVGPQGPQGPVGERGEAGEPGKDGLDGLDGVKGEKGEAGTPGGIGVRGIVGIPGLPGKQGVVGPPGEKGETGANGAVGPVGLPGKTGAPGKDGADGKEGNKGATGETGKQGPVGPAGPPGIHGEKGDKGNTGPIGMKGHTGHKGDQGPIGPQGPKGSLGDTGMQGDPGVKGDQGPPGVPGIKGERGEKGQRGASGLEGRPGQPGHEGLAGPMGSRGLEGEPGIPGPPGPRGLPGPKVSDEKLREMCSAVVEEQLTEFMKELLKKPAALGAPGTPGPAGPPGPPGPAGAAGAAGPIGPKGHPGYFGLPGAPGKKGDAGQKGDKGDKGDKGEDGVGIKGSPGAPGAPGAPGAPGIGKDGKNGERGEPGSPGIPGAAGPRGPSGSPGLCDPSTCIGRLPPLYMVSGKKSPSYKNK; encoded by the exons ATGTCAGCGTACTCCCCTGTCTGCACGGCccttctgttcctcctgctcttcctcgcTCCAGCACTTGGAC AACTGGACCTCAACAGACTAGATGGCGACACTGTCTGCCCACCAATGAGAGGGGGACAAGATGACCTTCCAG GTTTTGATCTGATCACCCAGTTCCAGCTGGACGTGATTCCCCTGAAAGGTGTGAGGAAGGTGGACGGCTCCACTCCCCTCCAGGTGGCCTACCGCCTGGACAGGGAGGCTAACTTCCAAATTCCAACCAT GCTGAATTTTCCCCGCGGCTTCCCTGACGAGTACTCCTTCATGGCGACCTTCCGCATGAtcaaaaacacagtgaacaaGGTGTGGAACGTCTGGCAAATAGTGGACGAAGACGGAAACAAGCAAGCCGGGCTGAGGCTGAACGGCGACCAGCAGGCTCTAGAGTACTTCTTGATGGGTGCAGACGGAAACCTCCAGACCGTCACCTTTCCCGGCCTCTCTGTGCTCTTTAACACTAAGTGGCACAAGGTGATGATCGGGGTGGAGCGCGACCAGGTCACGCTGTACGTGGACTGCCAGCCTGTAGATCGGAAACCTATCAAGGGCAAAGGCCCCGTAAACACAGAAGGAGACACTCTCATTGGCAGGCTGGATGCTGATCCCGACGCCTCCGTGGTG TTTGAGCTCCAGTGGATGTTGATTCACTGCGACCCAAAGAGAGcccagagagagagctgcaatGAGCTGCCTGCCACCGAG ATGTATGCCAATGCTgag CCTGACAGATCGGTCCAAGGACCCCCTGGTGTCCCTGGCCCAGAAGGCCCCCGAGGGCCCGCAGGAGAAAACGGCAGAGATGGAAGAGAT GGTCTTCCCGGGTCTCCTGGCGGTCCAGGCGCTCCT GGCAGCAAAGGGGAGCAGGGGCAGATTGGTCTTCCTGGACAAAGAGGCCTGCCTGGTCTTCCAGGAGcatct GGTACTCCTGGCCCTATGGGTCCCAGAGGGCCAGTGGGAGAGCga GGACTTCCTGGCTTTCCTGGGCCTCAAGGTCCTCCT GGTCCAACAAGCAAAGGAGATACT gGATCTCCGGGGAAACCAGGAACCCCAGGAGATGAAGGAAACATTGGACCTGAG ggtccacctggaCCCAGAGGAACACCAGGGACCGCAGGCCTTCCCGGTCCTCCTGGTCCACCCGGGCCTGTG gGACCTCCTGGTGCCAGCAATGAGGGAAGTGGGGAACCT tGTCCTGCTGCCTGCCCGGCTGGACCTCAAGGGCTGGCTGGACTACCAGGGATGAAG GGACACAAAGGTTTGGCAGGTGAACCTGGAAAAGATGGAGAACCTGGAGAGAAG GGAGATGCTGGAGAACCAGGTCCTCAGGGCCCACCAGGTCGCATGGGGGATGAT GGACAAAGAGGACCCATTGGATTTCCTGGATCCCACGGAGAGAAGGGAGACAGA GGCCCTCCTGGATTTAACGGTGTCACTGGTCCCACCGGCCCACCTGGAGCACCT GGTGTGGAAGGAATCCGTGGACGTCAAGGTTTGCTTGGGCCTAAGGGTGATGAT GGAGCAGTGGGACCACAAGGACCACAAGGCCCTGTAGGGGAAAGAGGCGAAGCT GGAGAGCCTGGCAAAGATGGCTTAGATGGACTGGATGGAGTTAAAGGTGAAAAG GGAGAGGCTGGTACCCCTGGAGGTATTGGTGTCAGGGGGATTGTGGGTATTCCA GGGCTGCCAGGGAAGCAGGGAGTAGTTGGCCCTCCCGGTGAAAAG GGCGAGACTGGTGCTAATGGAGCTGTCGGACCAGTTGGTCTTCCTGGAAAAACA gGTGCGCCTGGGAAAGATGGTGCAGATGGAAAAGAAGGAAATAAAGGAGCCACT GGTGAAACAGGAAAACAAGGTCCGGTGGGGCCTGCAGGTCCACCAGGAATCCAC GGTGAGAAAGGAGACAAAGGTAACACTGGTCCTATTGGAATGAAGGGACACACTGGGCACAAAGGTGATCAG gGCCCAATTGGACCACAGGGACCAAAAGGAAGTCTG GGGGACACAGGTATGCAGGGAGATCCTGGAGTCAAGGGAGACCAG gGCCCTCCTGGTGTTCCTGGAATCAAAGGAGAG CGTGgagaaaaaggacaaagaggAGCATCAGGACTGGAAGGCAGACCAGGCCAGCCAGGTCATGAGGGCCTTGCAGGTCCAATGGGATCCAGAGGTTTGGAGGGAGAACCAGGCATTCCTGGACCACCGGGCCCTAGGGGTCTACCG GGCCCAAAAGTGAGTGATGAAAAGCTACGCGAAATGTGCTCAGCTGTTGTTGAAG AGCAACTAACAGAATTTATGAAAGAACTCTTGAAGAAGCCAGCAGCCCTTGGTGCTCCTGGTACCCCTGGACCAGCAGGACCTCCTGGACCCCCAGGACCAGCTGGAGCGGCAGGAGCTGCAGGGCCAATAGGTCCAAAAGGCCATCCAGGCTACTTTGGACTTCCAGGTGCACCAGGCAAGAAAG GTGATGCCGGGCAAAAGGGAGACAAGGGAGACAAAGGAGACAAAGGAGAGGACGGTGTGGGAATCAAAGGAAGCCCAGGCGCACCAGGTGCTCCAG GTGCACCTGGTGCTCCTGGCATTGGCAAAGATGGCAAAAATGGAGAACGCGGCGAGCCAGGAAGTCCTGGTATCCCGGGAGCTGCTGGCCCCAGGGGCCCATCAGGATCACCTGGTCTTTGTGACCCATCAACCTGTATAGGCAGACTTCCACCCCTCTACATGGTCAGCGGAAAGAAATCCCCTAGCTACAAAAACAAGTGA